The following are encoded together in the Paludisphaera mucosa genome:
- a CDS encoding ParA family protein, which produces MAKIISVANQKGGVGKTTTAINIAAGLAKSGRTALVIDVDPQCNATSGLGVEPAQRHPLLAGKPLAESVVETSQANLFVLPGSQSLADADALSASNRQRASTLRQQLNGELSRYTYVLIDCPPSLGQLTRASLGASAEIYIPIQCEYFAMEGLSQIIELARQTKAKDNHRLEIGGIVLTMYDPALDLANEVVNEVRQYFDETVFDSLIPRDVHISEAPSHGRSVLDYAPRARGARAYTELVMEVIDRE; this is translated from the coding sequence ATGGCCAAGATCATCAGCGTGGCCAATCAAAAGGGGGGCGTGGGGAAGACGACGACCGCGATCAACATCGCCGCCGGGCTGGCGAAGTCGGGGCGGACGGCCCTCGTGATCGACGTCGACCCCCAGTGCAACGCGACCAGCGGGCTCGGGGTCGAGCCGGCGCAGCGGCATCCGCTGCTGGCGGGCAAGCCGCTGGCCGAGTCGGTCGTCGAGACGTCGCAGGCGAACCTGTTCGTGCTGCCGGGCTCGCAGAGCCTCGCCGACGCCGACGCGCTCTCGGCCTCCAACCGACAGCGGGCGTCGACGCTCCGCCAGCAGTTGAACGGGGAGTTGAGCCGGTACACTTACGTCCTGATCGACTGCCCGCCGTCGCTCGGGCAGTTGACGCGGGCCTCGCTGGGAGCGTCTGCCGAGATCTACATCCCGATCCAGTGCGAATACTTCGCGATGGAAGGGCTCTCGCAGATCATCGAGCTGGCCCGTCAGACCAAGGCCAAGGACAACCACCGCCTGGAGATCGGCGGGATCGTGCTGACCATGTACGACCCGGCGCTCGACCTGGCGAACGAGGTGGTCAACGAGGTCCGCCAGTACTTCGACGAGACGGTCTTCGATTCATTGATCCCGCGCGACGTGCACATCAGCGAGGCGCCCAGCCACGGACGGAGCGTCCTCGACTACGCGCCGAGGGCCCGGGGCGCCAGAGCCTACACGGAACTTGTCATGGAGGTCATCGACCGTGAATAA